One Verrucomicrobiota bacterium genomic window, AACTGCCTTTGCCGAGCGCCAGTTTGAGAATCTCAGTGGCCTGGATGCAGCCGATGATTCCCGGCAAAACGCCCAACACGCCGCCTTCCGCGCAACTGGGAACCATGCCGGGCGGAGGCGGCTCCGGATAAAGGCATCGATAACAGGGTCCGCCCAGATGCGGCGCAAAGACGCTGGCCTGGCCTTCAAAGCGAAAAATCGAGCCGTAAGCGTTCGCCTTCTTCAACAACACACAGGCGTCGTTCGTCAGGTAGCGCGTGGGGAAATTATCGGTGCCATCCACGATGATGTCGTATTTGCCGATGAGATCGAGCGCGTTTTCGCTGGTCAGACGGGTCTCGTGCAGGACGACTTCGACGTTCGGGTTGATGCTGCGAATGGTTTCTTCTGCCGACTTGCACTTGGGCCGGCCCACGTCCTCGGTTCCATGGATAATCTGGCGCTGCAGATTGGAGAAATCGACGGCATCGAAATCGACGATGCCGATCTTGCCAATGCCGGCCGCGGCCAGATACATCGCGATCGGAGATCCCAGGCCGCCCGCGCCGATGCACAACACCGTCGTGGAACAAATCTTTTTCTGACCGGCCAACCCGACCTCCGGCAAAATCAGATGCCGCGAATAACGCCGGATTTCTTCATTGCTAAGTTGCATAAGTCACTTTAAGTCAGGCGAGCGTAAATCAGTCGTGCGAGAAAGCAAGTCGGCAAGGCTGTTCGAAGTTGAGAGTGGTTTGAGTTGAGCGTTGAGCGTGTGAAGCGGGCGTTTTTGACTCTCAACTCTCAACTCAAGAATCTCTCAACAGATTTCCGCAGACTTCGATCACCGAGAAGCCATGAATGACTCTGTCGCAAAGACAGCCGCTCAACTGCGCCGGCGCTTGCCTGGGGCCGCGCCGGAACTGGCCATCGTCCTGGGCAGCGGCCACAACGGAGTTCAGAGCCGGCTCAAGGTTACCGCCGAAATTCGTTACGGAGACTTGAGTGGATTTCCCGCCCCGCGGGTTCCAGGGCACGCCGGCAAATTGCTGTTTGGGCGAATGAACGGCGTGCCGGTGCTTCTGTTGTGCGGCCGAGGTCATTTCTACGAAGGCTTCTCCATGGCGGAGATTGGCTTTCCGATCCGAGTCCTGGCGCACGCGGGAATTCGCACCGTGATCCTCACCAACGCGGCCGGGGCGATTAATCCTCGGTTCCGTGTCGGCGATTTCATGTGCTTGAGCGATCACATCAATTTCATGGGAGCGAACCCGCTTCGGGGAGAATCCGGCCGGGCCGTTGCGTCCTTCCTGGATTTGAGCGGAGTGTATGATCCGGGACTGGTTCGCTTGCTGCAAGCTGCCGCGAGAAATGTCCGCGTCCGCTTACACCGCGGCGTTTATGTCGCCGTTGCGGGTCCGTCTTATGAAACGCCGGCGGAGATCAGGGCCTTCGCCAGGCTGGGCGCCGACGCCGTTGGCATGAGCACGGTGCCGGAGGCGATCGTCGCGCGCGACTGCGGCTTGCGCGTCGCGGCGATCTCATCCATTACGAATCTCGCCGCGGGCAGAAACGGGCGGCAGATTGATCACGCGGAGGTCTTGGCGATGGGCGCCAAAGCGCAAGCGCGAATGTCCGATTTGCTGGGCCGGTTCGTCGAACTGCACTCGCGTGCGGCGAAGGCGCCCATCCTA contains:
- the moeB gene encoding molybdopterin-synthase adenylyltransferase MoeB produces the protein MQLSNEEIRRYSRHLILPEVGLAGQKKICSTTVLCIGAGGLGSPIAMYLAAAGIGKIGIVDFDAVDFSNLQRQIIHGTEDVGRPKCKSAEETIRSINPNVEVVLHETRLTSENALDLIGKYDIIVDGTDNFPTRYLTNDACVLLKKANAYGSIFRFEGQASVFAPHLGGPCYRCLYPEPPPPGMVPSCAEGGVLGVLPGIIGCIQATEILKLALGKGSSLIGRLLLFDALGMKFRELKLRRDDKCPLCGENPTITKLIDYDQFCGVPAQPAVPEANPDEVTVQEMKQALGDPKLGITVIDVRDPDEHQIAHINGVPLLPLGELSRRFTELDPNHQYYIHCKSGVRSMKAVRFLKEQGFKYVKSVKGGISAWADEIDPSVPKY
- a CDS encoding purine-nucleoside phosphorylase; the protein is MNDSVAKTAAQLRRRLPGAAPELAIVLGSGHNGVQSRLKVTAEIRYGDLSGFPAPRVPGHAGKLLFGRMNGVPVLLLCGRGHFYEGFSMAEIGFPIRVLAHAGIRTVILTNAAGAINPRFRVGDFMCLSDHINFMGANPLRGESGRAVASFLDLSGVYDPGLVRLLQAAARNVRVRLHRGVYVAVAGPSYETPAEIRAFARLGADAVGMSTVPEAIVARDCGLRVAAISSITNLAAGRNGRQIDHAEVLAMGAKAQARMSDLLGRFVELHSRAAKAPILTGAN